Within Halonatronomonas betaini, the genomic segment CAAATTCATTGATAGATATGGCAGAAAATAATCTTGATCAATTATTATCAGGCAAAATAAGCCAGGTTGTATCTGATAATTTAATAGATTTATCTGCAGAAGATATGAGAGAAGTGGTTGAAGGTTTTATAGGGAAAGAGCTTAAACCGTTGACTTATTTTGGAGGAATGCTTGGAGGCTTAGCAGGGTTAATATTAAATATTTTTGGTGGAGGTATTTTCTCTGGTGCAGGCATTACCTCTATCTTACCAGCTATGCTTTTATTTGGATTTGTTGGCTATATAACTAACGTTATAGCTATCTGGATGATTTTTAGGCCATATAAACCTGTAAGCTTAGCCGGTAAAAAGATGCCCTTTACACCTGGTTTGTTTGCAAGGAATCAGGATAGATTTGCAGAAACATTAGGTGATTTTGTTCAAAACGAATTACTGGAACCATATCGAATAAATAGATTATTGAAAGAAGATAGAGATGAATACCAGAAAGCTTTTAAGGAAAATATAATAGATAAAGACTATAGAAGATTAAGAGCAATTTTAAAGCTTTTAAGCTCAGATTTTGCATTAAAAATTTCAGAAAAAATTACAGATAAATTTGAATTTATTATTAATAGTAATCTTGAATTGTTAGTACAGGAATTTAATAATTTAGAGTTTAGTTCAGATGAAATAAATAATTTTTTAAGAGATTTTTTTAGTGAATTTATAAATACTGATGGGAAAATTGCAGCTTATTTATCAAAATTACTTGAATCGATTTTGAATAATGATAACAATTTGAGCTTGTATTTTGATAAAGATTTTATGAATGAAATAACAAAAAATTTAGTAGATGATATTTTTGATCAAATAAAATATGATTTTAATTCAGAAGAAATGTTTTTAGATTTTACTAATTTCAAAAAGGATTATCGAATTGAGATGTTAATCAAAGATTATTTCTCAAATAAATCATTAAAAGAAATTTTTCCATTAAGTACCCGGAGGAGTTTAAATAATTTTATTACAGATTATGTCTTAAACATTATAAGAAGTGGTGGATTAATTAAACTTATTTCAAATTTGAAAATTAAGGATAGATCAGCAGGTGAAAATGAGAGAGCTTTTAAATTAAGCCTTGATAAATTTCTTACTGATGAATATAGCTCTATCCAAATATTTATTATTGAAAGAATAATAGGATTAATAAAATCATATAGAGGACAGCTTAAAGAATTTTCTACTGAGATTTTAGAAGAGGAATTAATAGCGGGAGATGAAGAAAGTAATTGGTTATCACAGGCATTGTTTAGAGGTGCCTATCGATTTACTGGTAGTAAAGAGACAGTTGATGAATTAGTTGATATTCTAATAGATGAAAAATTGCCTTATTTTATTTATGAAAATCAAAAAGAATTAGAAAATAATTTTAGGCCTTTGATTTTTAACGGAATAAATAGACTGGCAAAAAATTTCTGGGACTTAACTAACAGGGATGACTGGCAAATATTGATAGATAAATTATTTGTCAGGCCTGAACTAGCAAGAACAATCACAGTATACACTAAAGAATTTATTGCTAATTGCTGGAATATAAGACTCCCGGAATTTGAATTTGATTTTGCTGATTCAGAGAGGAATTATGAAGACTTTTTAAATGATTTTAAAAACAGGTTGGTTTTTAATATAATAGATAATGAGCAGGTATCTAAAAATCATATTATCAATCTTTTTGAAATAATATCTGGTTCTATTTTTAATAGTCAAAGCCCTGCCGTAATTTTTAGCTCTCTGACAGGCTTGAATCCCTTAAATAAAGGCAATTTAAAGCGGATTATACAGCCAATAATTGAAAAAAGGAATAATGAAATTAAAATGGTTTCAGATAATACAATAAAAACAATAGCGAATATAGAAAAACTAAAAAGCCCAACTAATTTGTTTATAGAGGAAGAATTAATTGATGACATTCTTGCTATGAGTAAAATTATATCAAAAAATCATGAACTAGAACTTTCTATAATAGATTCACTTGATAATTATATTTCTAATGAAGCAGGCCATTTAAATCGATATTTTTCTGTTGAGACAATAAATCATTTATCTGATTATTTTATTGAAGCAGGCTTTAATAGTCTAGAAAATCATTTTCAATCATTACTTAATTCCATTGCAATTAAAGATGTTGCTATAAATCAGGTACAATTAATGGAAGCAGAGGCTATTGAGGATTTATTTAATAGTTTTGCCGGTTCGTATCTTATTAGACTTAAAATGTATGGCTGGTCAGGATCAGTTTTTGGATTATTAACTGGTTTAATTACTGGCATCTAAGATTAATAATTAGTACTTTATAGCAGGATTAATTATATTTATCAAGAAATAATTATAAAGGGAGGCGATTATTATGGCAACTAAAGTAAGATGGTTAGGACATGCTTTTTTTGAAATAACGACTCAACATGATAAGACAATATTGATTGATCCTTACATTGAAGAGAATCCTGCAACTCCAGAAGGTGTTATACCAGATGAAGCTGACATGATTCTAATTACTCATGACCATTTTGATCATCTTGAATCTGTAGCATCTTTATTAGGTCCTGAAGGTATAATCTTTGCTCAACCTGAAATTATAACTAAAATTCAAAATGAAAACCCGGAATTAGAAGATAGTAATTTTGTTAATGAAGGTATTGGTATGAATATTGGTGGCACTGTTGAGCATGAAGGAATAAAAATAACTATGGTACAGGCCTTCCATTCATCAGGTGAAGGAAGTCCGGCTGGTTTTGTAATTAGATTGACCGATGGAAAGACAATTTATTATGCAGGAGATACTGGCGTATTCTCAAGTATGGAACTGTTTAACGAACTTTATGATATCAACCTTGCTTTATTGCCAATAGGATCTGTTTTTACAATGGATCCTGCTCAAGCAGCTGTTGCTACTCGCTTGTTGCAAGCTGATGTTGTAATACCCATGCATTATGGCACTTTCCCAATTCTTGTTGAGAGTGCAGATAGTTTTATTGAGATGGTTAAGAGAGAAGCCCCGGAAACAGTAGTAGAACCGATTAATCCTGGAGAGAGCTATTTATTAAAATAAAAAGAGATAATTAGGGAGATGGCATTTTATGAGTCAGTCAAAATTACCTCAAATAGATTACTTTGATGTATTAAATAATAGGCGTTCAGTCTTTTCTTTTGATCCTGATAAAGACTTAGAGGATGATTTACTCCGGAAAATAATTAATAAAGCAACATTAGCACCTTCCAGTTATAATCTTCAGCCCTGGAGAGTTTTAGCTGTAAAGAGCCAGAGGATGAGAGAGAAAGTTTATGAAAAAGCCTGTTCTCAGCAAAAAGTCTTAGATGCACCGGTTTTATTAGTTGTTTTAGGAGATAAAGATGGTTATTTCAGGGAAAATCCTGCCTGGGAAGTGAAAAAAGAGTTAGGAAAAGTGGATGAGGATAAGATAGAAAAGATCATAAAGCATAATGATAATGTAACCTATAACACTCCAGAAAAAAAACTAGCATTTGCTATTAGAAATAGTTCTTTATTAGCAATGTCAATAATGCTTACAGCTAAAGCATTTGGAGTTGATACTCATCCAATGATTGGTTTTAAGCCAGATAAAATTAGGGAGATATTTGAGATTGAAGATAAAATAGAAATCAATATGTTGATTTCAGTTGGCTATCATGACTCTACACACCAATTAAAGCCCAGGGAAGAAAGGCTTAGTTATGAACAGATAGTTACTGAATATTAAATTGTAAAGGATAGGTATTAGATGAATAAAAATAAAATTATATTAGTTTTCATTATATTTACTATCACAATATTTATTGCTGCAACTACAACCTATTTTATTCAGGCTTATAGGTTTCAGCGTTTTCAAGAGGCTGAGAAAAATGTTTATAACTCCAGCCTTTCTAATGAGGCTGTTGATAGTAGTAATGATACAGCTATTGAAAAAGAGGATAATAAGGAAACAGAAACTATAGAAAAAGAGATGTCTGATAATAATAAGAGTAATGGTTCCGCTGATGAGGTTATGACTAGTTCAGATGAAGATGAGATATTGGAAGAAGCTATTATGCCTGAAGATAGAGAAAATGAATTTGTTGATAGAGTAAGAAGACAGGCTGAAGAATTTCCTGATATATTTTATCTTCAGGGAGGCTTTAAACCAAAAGTCGCAATTAGTTTTGATGATGGTCCTAATCCTCATCATACTCCTGGTATTTTAGAAGTTTTAAATCATTATAATGTCCCTGCAACTTTTTTTGTCTTAGGTTCTCAGGTTGAATATCATCCAGAAATCTTAAGAGATATTCACCATAATGGTCATGAGGTTGCCAACCATTCATATACACATGCTAATTTTGCCAGTATTACAATTGAGCAGGTAACTCAAGAAATAGAGAGAACTAATGATATAATTGAAAGGCAAATAGGTTATAGGCCTGAAATTATTAGGCCTCCCTATGGATCTATAAATGATTCTCAGTTGGATTATTTTAGTGATAAAAATTATAAGTTTGTTAATTGGTCTCTTGATACTATGGATTGGAACGAAGATGTTAATGATCCTGAAATAATGGCATCAAGGGTTAAAAGATTATTACATCCTGGAGCAATTATACTTTTACATGATGGCGGTGGAGATAGGACAAATACAGTTAAAGTATTACCTGATTTAATTGAATATATTGAAGAATTTGGTTATGAATTGGTTACTGTATCTGAATTATTACAGGATGATTAATACTGTAAAGTATTCTCTATAAGGTTATCTCCATGGTTAATATATAGTAGTTTAATTAAACTAGAGGATATAAGAATTAGATACAGTGATGAATATGGTAAAGAGGGGAAAACCGGGGATTAATTCCCGGTTTTCTTGATTGCATTCCAGAAAAAATCTAAATGTTGCTCTGTTTTTCTTTTTAATTTTTCGCTTTCTTCTAAAGAATAATTTCTAAGAATATGTTCGAATTCATTAAAGATTAAATAGCCTAAAAACTCTTCAGTTAAGATTTCAGTTTCAATATCTTTAATATCTCCAAAATCTTTCATTTTATTGAATGCTCTGTTAAAAAAGTAACGCAGATCTTTTAAAAATCGCCTTCTCAAGATAGAACGAACAGGTTCTCTAGTATGTTCTCTTATTAAAATTCTAAAGAAATCTCGTTCGTCTTTATCAAGGCTTAACCTGTAATATTCTTCTATAACTTTTTCAAGAAAATCGCGACCATCTTTCATATCTCTGATTAGTTTTTCTTGTCTGAGTCTGGTGGCGATAGTTACAGGACCATATTTTTTAAATAGTTTTAATAATATATCTTCTTTATTTTTAAAATGATTATAAATCGAACTCTGTTGAATCCCGACAGATGAGGCTATATCCCTCATAGAAGTTCCATCATATCCTTTAGCAGCAAAAGCATGCAATGATGTTTTTAATATTTTTTTATCCATATCAGTTCTTTGTGCCATAATATTTATCCTCCTTTGAAAACATAATATAATTATATCATACATACAAGAAAAATTAATTGCAAAATAAATTAATTTTTTCTCATTAAAAAAAGGATTTATGGCTTTTATCTAGAAATGTATATGTGAAGTTAAGTTTAAATATTCACAAGTGGAGTTATTATTTAATATTATTTGGGAGGGATTATTGATGAAAGAACCAACTGGAGTAACACCTTCTGTTAAGAGAAAACCAGATCCATTGAGTTATTCAGAATTAACAGAAGACCAGGTTATGCTGCGCACATTTATTGCTATGTGTATCCCGGCAATACTTGCAGTATTTGCTATGGGTACAATGGCATTATTTAATATTTTAGCAGCAGTTATAACCGCAGTAGTTTGTCATTATATTATTAAGAAGTTAGAGTTACAGGATAACACAAAACTAGATGAGAGTACTTATCAATCGCCATATTCTGCACTAGTGGCGGGTATGATAGTAGGTCTCTGTATGGGGGAGTTTTCACCATACTGGATAACAGCTATCGTTTCTGCTGTAACCATGGTTGGATTTAAATGGGGGCAGGAGAAATATTTTGGTCGGAAGATTATTAATCCGGCTGCTGGAGCCAAAATGCTTGTCTTATTACTTATTACATTTATGTGGTTTTTGCCAGACAATTTGTCTGCAGGAATGCTTTTTTATCCAGAACATTTAGATTATAATCTTCTAACAAAAGAAGGCTTTGAAGGAGCTCTAGCATTAACTGAAGCAATGGGCTTATATGGTACAGCTAATCTAAGTGTTCCAGAGAGTTTATTGTTATTCAAAAGCCATGGTTGGATTGGTGGAGCATCCAGTGTAGCAGTAATAGCTTCTGGTGTTTTACTTGCCTACTGGATAAAATTAAAATGGCGTATAACTGTTAGTTTTCTTGGCGGTATGGCAGTTCTGGCCACAGCTATTGCATTAATTAATGGAGGTTCTGTTGTTGACAGAGTAGCTTTCCATGTTTTTGCAGGTAGTGTTATCTTCCTTGCCTTTTATATGGCTACTGAACCTCAGACGACACCATCTACTTTTAAAGGCCAGTATATATTTGGTGGTATCTTAGCAATATTAACAATGGGTTTAACTCTGGTAGGTTTATATGGGGCATCTTTTGTTGCTCTTGTAATCTTAAATCCATATGCACCTTATATAGATAGAATAGGATTGAAAGATCCATTTCCTAAAGGCAAAAATGTATTTAGTCCTGGCAAGAATTTGCCAAGGGAGAAAGATGAGACCTCTCCAGTTATGACCTATGATGAGTCTAAATGTATTATGTGTCAGCGTTGTGTTAAAGCATGTGATGAGATCCATGAAAAGGGTATATTAGGCCTGGCTGATAGAGGCTCTAATATTTTTACAACTGCTGGCTTAGGTGAACGTGGTTTTTCTGAATGTGATGGAGACGGTCAGTGCTTTGAATTATGCCCAACTGGAGCTCTTGCTCAAAAACATACAGATAATTTAGCAAGAAAATGGGAGGCAGAAAATGTAGTTAATACAATCTGTAGTAATTGTGGAACAGGTTGTAATATTAGAGCTTACGTACAGAATAATCGCTTAACAAGGGTAGAATCAGTTGTTACTGATCCTAATAATGGATCTTTATGCATAAAAGGTAGGTTTGGAAATACCTATGTTGATTCAACTGACAGATTATTGTATCCAATGATGAAAAGAGGAGATGAATTTGTTCCAGTAACCTGGGATAAAGCTTTAGATATTATCTCTTCAAAATTAAGTTCAATTAAAGAAGAATTTGGACCAGATGCTATAGCAGGTGTTGCTTCTGCTAAAAGTACTAATGAAGAAAGTTATTTATTCCAGAAGTTTATGAGAACTGCTATTGGAACAAATAATATAGATTCATCTACCAGATTATGTGATATTCCGTCAGCTAAAGCGTTAGAAGAAGCTTTTGGTTGTGGTGCTATGACTAATTCGATTACAGAGTTAGAATATGCTGACTGTATATTAGTAATTGGTTCTAATACAACAGCTTCTCATCCTGTAGTTGCTCAGTATATTAAAAAAGCTGTTCGCCAGCATGGGGCAGACTTAATAGTTATTGATCCAAAAGAAATTGAGTTGACTAAGTGGGCAACTAAATGGATAAGGCCAAAAAATGGTTCTGATCTTGCTGTTATTAATGGTATGATGAATGTTATTAAGGAATCTGGTTTAGAAGATCAAGAGTTTATAGACTCAAAAACTGAAGGTTATGCAGACTTTATTGATAGTCTGAGCGAATATACACCTGAAAAAGTTTCGGAAATGTCAGAAGTACCAGTTGAAGAGCTTGAAGAAACTGCTAAATTATTTGCTGGAGCTGAAAAGAGTTCAATAGTTTTTGCAACTGGTATGACTCAGCAGGAGAACGGTACAGATAATGTTAGAGCTTTAGCAAACCTATCACTAATGACTGGGAATATTGGTAAAGAATCAACTGGTTTAAATCAGTTACAGGGTCAGAATAATATTCAGGGTATAAATGATATGGGGGCCCTTCCTGATCATTTACCAGGTTATATCAATATCTCTAAACAAGAGGTTCTTTCTACCTTCAGTAATAAATGGGATATAAAACTTCCAGAAGAGCCAGGCTTAACTCTCATTGATATGATGGATGAAGCTGCAGCTGGAAATCTAAAATCAATGATTGTTATGGGAAGTAACCTGCTCTTATCAGAGCCTAATAGAGTTAAAACAGAAATGGCCCTTGATAATCTGGATTTCTTAGTAGTAGTTGATCCATTTATGACAGAAACTGCAGAAAAAGCAGATCTAATATTGCCTGCAGCAATTTCACTGGAGAAGGAAGGTACTTTTACAAATACTGAGAGAAGAATTCAAAAATTATCACAGGCAATGAATAAGCCAGGAAAAGTTAAAGCTGACTGGGAAATTATTGCTGCAATGAGCAAGGCTTTAGGTTATCCATTAAACTATAATGCACCAGAAAATATAATGGATGAAATAGCCAGTGTCACACCATTGTATAGAGGTGTTAGTTATAGAAAGTTAGGGCTTGAAGGTATCCAATGGCCAATTAAAGATGGCTTTGAAGGAACCCCTTATCTCTACAAAGATCGTTTCTTAACAGAAAATGGAAAGGCTAAATTCAAAACTGTGAATTATAAAGAGCCTGAAGTACAGCCTACAAAAGATTTCCCATATCTATTACTAACTGGTCGTAGTTTATTCCATGTTAGAACTGGGTCAATGACAAGGAAATCAGAAGTTTTAAAGGCTCAGGTCAATACAGCATATCTTGAGATAAATCCAGAAGATGCTGAAAGACTTGATATATCAGATAATGAAGATATTAAAGTGAGTTCAAAAATTGGCGAAATTGTTGTTAAAGCAAAATTATCTCATAAAGTTAAACCAGGTAGCGTTTTCTTGCCGATTCACTTTTCTGAATCAGCTGCAAATAAGTTGACAGATGTTAAGTTTGATAAAAAATCTGGAACACCTGCATTAAAACGTGCTATCTGTCAGGTTGAGAAAATTTCAGAAGAAGAAAAATCCTTGATGTATTCATAAATATTTGGAGGTGATCTTAATTGAAAAAAGAAGAAGCAAAAAGTATAGATAATATAATTAAGAAAAACAAAGAAATTGCAAAAAAGCAGAATAGATCTCCGTTGTTACCTGTTCTACAGGATATTCAAAAATTCTATGGATGGTTACCTGAGAAAGCTCTTATTAGAGCTTCTCAGGAACTATCAGTTCCACTTGTATCTTTATACGGTGTAGCTTCATTTTATAATGAATTTAGATTAAAACCACTCGGTAAATATCATTTTGTTGTCTGTACAGGAACAGCCTGCCATGTAAGGGGAGCTCCTTTATTAATATCTGAATTAGAAAGAATGCTAGGTATTAATACTGGTGAAGTAACTCCAGATGAAATGTTTTCACTTGAAGATGCAAGGTGTGTAGGTACCTGTGCAGTTGCACCAGTCATAATAGTTGATGGAGAGTATCATGGAAAAGCAACTAAAAAAGAGATACAGAGTTTAGTGAAAGAACTCAGGGAGGAGGGAGAAAATGAAGAAAATTGATTCCCCGGAAGTTTTAAAAAAATTCCAGGATAAAGCTAAAAAAGCAGCAAAGAGTAAAGAGCTTTTTATTACAATTTGCGGTGGTACTGGGTGTCAGGGCTCAGGATGCCAGAAAGTTATAGATGCATTAAAAACCGGTATTAAAGAAAGAGGTTTAGAAGATAGAGTTGGTGTAAAAGTAACTGGATGTCAGGGTTTCTGTGAACAGGGGCCTTTAATGGTTATAAGACCGCAAGGTATTTATTATGTTCAAATAGAACCTGAAGATATTTCAAAAATACTTGATGAAACAATTGAACAGGATAGTATTGTTGAAGAATTGCTTTATGTTGATCAATCAACTTCTGAAAAGATAACTAAAGAAGAGGATATACCTTTCTATAAAAATCAGAAAAGACTTGTATTTAAAAATAATGGTTTTATAGAACCTACTTCAATTGATGATTACTTTAATGTTGATGGTTATTCCGGTCTTGCTAAAGTACTTTATGAAATGAGCCCAGATGAAGTTATTGATGAAACAATTGAGGCTAACTTAAGAGGACGAGGTGGAGCAGGCTTCCCGGCAGGTAAGAAATGGAAGTATTGCCGGATAGAAGAGGCTGAGCCAAAGTACCTAGCATGTAATGCTGATGAAGGTGATCCAGGAGCATATATGGATAGAAGTATTTTAGAAGGTAATCCCCATCTTGTTATTGAAGGTATGATTATAGCAGCTTATGCTATTGGATGTAATAAAGGTTATATTTATGTTAGAGCTGAGTATCCGTTAGCAGTTAAGCATACTAAACATGCCATAGAAATTGCTGAAAAATATGGTCTTTTAGGCGAAAATATTATGGGCTCTGGCTTTGACTTTGATTTAGAGGTAGTTGAAGGAGCAGGGGCATTTGTAGCCGGTGAGTCTACAGCCTTAATGTATTCTATAGAAGGAAAAAGACCTATGCCAAGACAGACTCCTCCCCGGTCAGTACAGAAAGGTTTATTTGGAAAACCAACAGTTTTAAATAATGTAGAAACCTTTGCTAATGTTCCTTTGATTATGCAGAATGGTGCTGATTGGTTTAAATCTATTGGTACTGAAAATAGTACAGGTTGCAAAATTTTCTCATTAGTAGGTAAAGTAAAAAATACTGGTTTGATTGAGGTTCCAATGGGGATAACACTCCGTGAAATTGTATTTGATATTGGAGGAGGTATTCCTAATGGTAAAAAAGTTAAAGCTATTCAGACAGGAGGTCCATCTGGTGGTTGTATACCTGAAGATTTATTCGATCTTCCTGTAGATTTTGATGAATTATATAAAGCTGGATCAATGATGGGCTCTGGTGGAATGGTTGTAATGGATGAAGATACCTGCATGGTAGATGTAGCTAAGTTTTTCCTAGACTTTTTGAAAGATGAATCTTGCGGAAAATGTTTGCCATGTAGAGACGGTGTGCCTGAAATGTATAAAATATTAGAAAAAATCACTAAAGGTGAAGGCACAGATGGCGATATTGCTAATTTAAGAAGTATTGCTGAAACAATTAAAAGCACTGCTTTATGTGGTTTAGGCGATTCATCTCCAAATCCTGTTCTTTCAACTCTTGAATATTTTGAAGATGAATACAGGGCTCATATACATGATAAAGCCTGTCCGGCAGGTGTCTGTGCTGATTTAATCTATTATGAAGTTCAGGATGAAGCCTGTAAATCCTGTGATCGTTGCCGGAAGGCATGTCCAGTTGATGCTATTTCTGGTGAACCAGGAGGCGATCCATATATTATTGATAATGATATATGTATCTGTTGTGGAACATGTATTGAAGAATGCCCATTTGACGCTATAGAGATTATTCCTGGTCAGGAAGATAAATAGTGAAAATGAAAGGAGGAATATAAATGGCTGAAAAGAATATGGTTAATTTAATAATAGATGGGAAAAATATATATGCAGCTGAAGGAGAAAATCTTCTAAAAGTTGCGTGGGAGAATGATATTGATATACCTGGACTCTGTTATCATCCCAGATTAACCTTTACTGCTAGTTGTAGGCTATGTGTTGTTAAGGTTAATGATAAGGATGGTCTTGTACCAGCATGTACTTTAACAGTCGAAAAAGATATGAATATTACTGCATTTGATCCAGATATTGAGAGGCATAGAACGAATCTTTTAGATCTCATGTTAAGTAGGCATGAGTGTGATTGTGTAATGTGTGATACTGCTGGTGATTGCGAACTTCAGGAGTTAGGTTATAGATATGGATTAATGGGTTTAAGCCCGGAAAAATTTCGTAAAATATATGGTGATGTGAGTGGGAAACATAAGAAATTACCATTATTAAAATATTTAACTTATGATTCTGATGAAAATGAGCAGACTGAAACTAGAAAAACCGCTTCTTACTCAGGAGAACCTAAAGATTGTATCAGATGTGGTTATTGTGTAGAAGCCTGCCCAAATGATCTATATCCTGTATTAATAATGGAGGCTGTTGCTTATGACCAGCCTGAGTTATATAAAGGTTTATCACCTGATGATTGTATCAATTGTGGTCTTTGCTCCTTTGTCTGTCCTGGAAGAATTAAAATACCAGATTTCTTTTATAAAGAAGATAAGGTAAAATCAAAATAAAATTGTTGGAGGTGAACTTTAATGTTTGAAAAAAATATGAAATCAGCTGTCTTCTTTACAGCAGTTTTGATCTTTGCCTTCGTATTTATCTTTGTTATTGAAGGTGTTGAATATGGGGCTGTATCTCCAGGAGACCCTGATGAAGAGGTAGCTGAGGTTGAAGAGGTAGATGAAGAAGGTGAGATATTTACTGCTTCTGCTGAAGGTTATGGTGGAGAATTAACTGTAGAAGTTGAGATCGCTGATAATCAAATAATAGCTGTTAGAGTTACAGAGCACAGTGAGACTGATGGGCTAGCAGATCCTGCAATTGAAGATGTACCTGCAGCTATAGTTGATAGCCAGAGTACAGATGTTGATATTGTTTCAGGTGTTACAGTTACAAGTGAGGCTATTATGGAAGCTGTCTCAAAGGCCTTAGAAGAGGCAGGATTTGATCCTGATGCTGTTGAAGATGAAGAGCCTGCTGAAGAACCTGAAGAGGAATCAAGGGTTATAGAAGGTGTAGCAGAGGGCTATGGTGGAGATTTAGTAGTTGAAGTTGAGTTGGATGCCGATAATAAGATAATTGCGATTAATATTATTGAGCATAATGAGACTGATGATTTTGCTGATGAAGCATTAGAAGAGATTCCTGCTGCTATTATAGAAGCCCAATCAACAGATGTAGATATAGTAACTGGTGTAACAGAAACCAGTGAAGCAATCATGGTAGCAGTAGCTAATGCTCTTGAAGATGAAGGAATAGAATTAGGTGAAGCTGAAGATGTTGATGAAGAGCCGGAAGAAGCTGAAGAGGAAACAAGAATTGTAGAGGGAGTTGCAGAAGGTTATGGTGGCGATATAATAGTCGAGGTTGAATTAGGTCCTGGTGACGAAATCCTGGCAATAAATATTATTGAGCATAATGAAACTGATGGATTTGCTGACCCGGCATTTGAAGAAATTCCTGATGCTATTATAGAAGCTCAATCAACTGATGTTGATATAGTGACTGGAGTTACAGAAACCAGTGAGGCTATTATGGAAGCAGTCAAATCTGCCTTAGAATAAAAACTGATTATTAGAAAAATTTAAAGCTGCCCTTAACCGGGCAGCTTTAATTATTTTTATTTAATTTCTGAGTTCATTAATATGGTCAGCAAGATCAGAAATGGATTCTATACCTAATTCTTCAGCTTTTTCTTCTAGCATCATTAATGTCCAGGTATTATTTGCTGATGCATAATCAAGCCAGATGATATCATTTTCAGCT encodes:
- a CDS encoding FMN-binding protein is translated as MFEKNMKSAVFFTAVLIFAFVFIFVIEGVEYGAVSPGDPDEEVAEVEEVDEEGEIFTASAEGYGGELTVEVEIADNQIIAVRVTEHSETDGLADPAIEDVPAAIVDSQSTDVDIVSGVTVTSEAIMEAVSKALEEAGFDPDAVEDEEPAEEPEEESRVIEGVAEGYGGDLVVEVELDADNKIIAINIIEHNETDDFADEALEEIPAAIIEAQSTDVDIVTGVTETSEAIMVAVANALEDEGIELGEAEDVDEEPEEAEEETRIVEGVAEGYGGDIIVEVELGPGDEILAINIIEHNETDGFADPAFEEIPDAIIEAQSTDVDIVTGVTETSEAIMEAVKSALE